aaaACTATCTTAGTGTTTAAGTACCCACTTGAATTTAATCACGATGGCACGTTAATTTCCAGGAAAAACAAAATCACCGAAACAAACAAGATCAAAGTATTAAAACAATCAACCACCATTCATCCCATCTATCATTCAAAATAACCAACTCAACAAACATATGTTTGTTAGAGGATTAAAAGAGAAGAGATAGAAAATTGGACCTCAAACGATGAATTTAAACTCGACGGGAACCGCAACCGGAACTCGAAACACCCGACGGAAAAGCTCCAACCTCTCGGACTTGTTTTAATACCCAACACCAGTAGTCCCTTTTTTTTGGTTTTGGTAGTTTGGGTGGGCTTAATGATGGGTGTTTCACGGTGAAGGGTGGTTGAAGGATGACGGTGGTGGAGATGGGTGAAGGACTGGTAGTTTAGTGGGTATTTTCCGGTGGGCTTTTTTCAGTTCAATAAAATGAAGAAGATGGTGGTATTTTGTTGTCGTTTTTGGGGTTTTTCAGGTGGGTTCGTGGCGGTGGAGAAGGTTGGTGGACAGGGGCGTTTTGTATGGGGCGACGGGTGGGAAAATAGGTGGTGTTTTGGGTGGAGATGATGACGATTCGGTGgttgtgggtgatgaagaatgaagaaGACGATGAggactttctttttcctttttgtgCGTCACTTTTGAAAGATTTGAAGAAAACTGATATGGGAAATTTTATCTGTGTGTTTTCATTGCACTGTTCATGTATTTATACAATTGGATTTGTACAAAGAataaaacaaaaatgaaatagcTATTAATCTAGACTATACACTTGTTCTATTGTGATTGTGTGTTTTCATTGCACTGTTCATGTATTTATACAATTGGATTTGTACAAAGAataaaacaaaaatgaaatagcTATTAATCTAGACTATACACTTGTTCTATTGTGATTGTGCATCTCCTAACAAACTCAAAACCTCATCATTTCAAATATTCTCTCATGTGCATCACACGTGAGAAGTATAACAAATCTTCCAGTTGTGCACAAAATCAtccaacaacccataataatttaATCCAACGGTTGATAGAAAATCAAGACATATTCGGTGTGATGTTTTGTGATGAACCCACGTGGCATAATGTTTTCTTATCCTTCTCttgtttcatcttcttcttcttctgtttgttactaacaacaacaacatcaatggTGTTTTTCATTCCAACATCCCCCCTCAAGATGGAGGGGAGTGTCATGACCCCCATCTTGTTGAGAATTTGTTTGTGAGAAGCCCCAGATAAGGGTTTCGTAAATAGATCTGCAAGTTGGTGAGAAGACGGAAGAAATGACAATGTAATCAACCCGGCTAGAAATTGTTGCCGCACAAAATGACAATCTAATTCGACATGTTTTGTGCGCTCATGGAAGATCGGGTTGCGTAATATATGTATAGCCGCTTGACTATCGGAATGCAGAGAAATAGGGAGAGAAATTGGTGCAGATAGATCCTCAAGGAGACAAATCAACCATGTAAGCTCGGACGTGACTCGTCGCATAGATATGTACTCTGCTTCAGCAGAGGAAAGGGAGATCGAAATTTGCTTCTTTGATTTCCAAGAGATCGGAGCTCCACCGAGAGTAATGAAAAATCCGCTTACAGATCGGTGAGAATCCTTACACGCAGCCCAATCTGCGTCGCAGAATGCCAACAAGATGAAGGATGGATGATAATTCAATAATATTCCTTGGGCTGGATTGACACTGAGGTACAGCAGAACCCTTAAAGCAGCGAAAAAGTGTGTCACACAAGGATTCTGCATATATTGGCTTAATGCAAGCACAACAAAGTTGAGATCTGGTCTGGTGTGTGTCAAATAGTTCAGTTTTCCGACCAAATGTCGGTAAAGAGTCGGGTTTTCCATTAAAGGACCATCATTTGCACAAAGTTTGGAATATGGATCCAAAGGCGAAGTAACCAGAGGTAGATGGGAAATGTCAAACTCCTTCAATAAATCCAAGGTAAACTTCCTTTGACTTACTATGAATCCTTGTCTTTCCCGCAAAATTTCCATGCCAAGAAAGTAGTGAATATTGCCCAAGTTCTTGACTTTAAACTCAGAATTAAGAAAACACTTAATGTCTTCGATCTCTGATAAATTGTTCCCAGTGATGAGTATGTCATCGACATACACTGCTTGTATAGAAATGAGGTCCCCTGATTGTTTGAAAAATAAAGAGTAATCATTTAAAGATGATGAATAACCTTTGAAACTTAGAGCACCGGCTAATTTAGCATACCATTGGCGGGAAGCCTGTTTCAAACCATATAGGGACTTCCTTAGAAGACAAACATGTGTAGGACTGGGAGGCTCTAGACCTGGGGGAAACTTCATATATACCTCCTCTTGAAGGTCACCATGCAAAAATGCATTGTTGACATCAAGTTGCGAGACACACCACCCTTTCTTTGCAGCAATTGTAAGTAAACATCTAATGGTGGTCATTTTGACCTAGGTTTCCCCATAGTCAATGCCTTCCCTTTGTATATCCCCCCTTACCACAAGCCTTACTTTAAGTATTTCAACACTGCCATCTGAAAGATGCTTCACCTTGTAAACCCATTTACAAGGAAGTGCTTTCCTTCCATGTGGCAACTCCACCACCTCCCAAGTATGATTGTCCTGTAGGGCTTGAATTTCCATTTCCATAGTTGTAACCCAACCTGGATGTTGAATGGCTTGAGAAAAACTACTAGGTTCACTAAGACTGGAAATAGAATGCAAAACATGTTGGTTGTCAGTAGTTAGGGCATTGAAAGAGAAATCACTTGGTTTGTCTGTTTCCCCTATGCAGGCATTGTCTAAATCTGCAAacctaatgttgttgcagatgtaATCCTTGAGATAGCTTGGTTGGTTTGAAATTCTAGTTGTTTGTCTGGTAGGCAAAATGGAAACAACTCTAGATGGTGCAGATTGATTTGGATTATCTGGTGGTGGAGTAATGGGAAAATTTGTAGTGTTGGAAGAAGGAAGATTTGTAGTGCTTGTAGGAAGTGAATTAGAAGTGTCAAAGGGATTGGGTGTATTTATAGACTGAGAAAAAGAGTGATCTGGAGAATGGCTAGGTGATGAAGGTTGAATATGTGAGATGTCTGATGTTGAAGGCATGTCATCAAGGAATGGAAAGGCATTATCTGATGatgaagtgaaattgggaaacATGGGCACATGTGTAGGTTCTGTCTCTGCAAAGGGATAGTGATCCTCATGAAAGACCACATCCCTTGAAATAATAACCTTTTTTGTGTTCAATTCCAGCAATTTgtatcccttttgttgtataggATATCCCAGAAGGACACATGTCTTAGCCCTTGCATGAAATTTAGATCTGCCTTGTGCAAAAGTGGATGCATAGCATAAGCATCCAAAATTCCTTAAATGTTCATAACTAGGTTGATGATGAAACAGCATCTCATATGGTGTTTTCCCTTGGAGAACACGAGATGGCAACCTATTTATGATGTGTGCAGCAGTTAAAATGGCTTCTCCCCAATAAGAAATAGGCAGATGTGACTGAAACATTAAACCTCTAGCAATTTCCAAGAGGTATCTGTGCTTCCTCTCAACAATCCCATTTTGTTGAGGGGTAGCAACACAAGATACCTGATGTAGAATACCTTCTGATGCTAAATAGGCAGCTTCTTGTGTTCCTTTACCTAGCTCCAAAGCATTATCAGATCTGATCATTTTCACTTTAACCTTAAACTGTCTCTCAACCATAGAAAAGAAACTCTTAAGTATTGGAAAAGCATTGCTCTTAGTGGTTAAAAGAAAAGTCCATGTTCCTCTACTATAGTCATCTACTATAGTGAGGAAATATTTATAACCATTGTATGTATTTGATTTATAAGGGCCCCAAGTGTCCACATGAATAAGATCAAAAATTCCCTTAGACTTGATAGTACTAACTGGAAAAGGAAGCCTAGTTTGCTTTGCTTTAGGACACACATCACATATAAAATTAGAGTTTGAAACACAATGAAGGAAATGTAAATGTTTCATTGCTGAAAATGGGAGATGTCCCAATCTTACATGCCAAAGTCTTACATTAGGGACAAAGTTGACATTTACTGAACTAGGAACTGAAACAGACTCTTGAATGGAATTGCTTCCTTTTGGAATTGAAACAACATCAGAAGTAAATAAACATCTAGACTTAGGACTAGAAGGCTCCAATAAATAAAGTTCTTCTCTTACTTCATCAAAAGCTTGTGGACTCATCTTTGAAAGGCCCTGCAATATGCAACTACTAGATGTAAATAAGATGTCACATGTGAACTGTACACGGAACTTATGCACAGACAAAAGATTATATTTAAAATCTGAGACATGGAGGACATTAGTTAAGACAAGACCTGGCAGAATGGATATGCTTCCTGTATGGGTAACACTAACCTTGAAAGAATTAGGTAAACTAATGTTTAAAGGTACAGGAAGAGGGATTAGAAACATGAAAGAATTAGGATTGTAGCACTTGTGTTCTGAAGCACCTGAATCTATGATCCAGTTGTTTGATGTTAGACTAGCAAAACATGATCCTGAATATTTTAAAACAGTACCAACAATTGCATTTGCATTAATTCCCTTCTGTGCCTGCTTTGCATGTTTATACATGTGCATCATCTCTGCCACCTCCTTTTTGGTATACTGCTGAGTGATGTCAGTCTCTTTACTCTCAACATATTGTATGGCCTTATCTCCCTCTCCTTCTGTTGATATTATCCCACTTGCCCTAGGCTGATCTTGCCCTTTTGTGAACTCAAAATCTTGAGGAAATCCTATCAGTTTGTAACAGTCATCCATAACATGTCCTGTCTTTCCACAATAAGTACATGTGGCATTGGGATTATACTTCTTCTTTCCTTTGAACTTTTGTTGTGGTTTTACAAACCTTTGTGCTGAATTGTTAAATTTCTGATTCATATCTCTTCCTCTTTGTGGTTGAAATTTGAACTTCTGAGCATTCCTAGCTTGCCCAGCTGCCATAAAAGCTGCAAACTCAGCCATTAACTGATTGTTTGCAAACTTACCTTGACCCATTGCCATGAAAGATGCAAAATCAGCATAGAACTATGCATTTGCATATACTTCTCTCTGATTCTCATCTTGTAATAATAAGGAATAAGCAACATTGATTCTAGGCAAGGGATTCATCATAAGAATGTTTCCCTTTGCCTGTGTGTACACATCATTCAACCCCATCAGAAATTGAATTAATCTCTGATTTTCCAAAGATTTTGTGAGTTTCTCTTTGCCTTCACAAGTGCACACACATGAGCAACACACAATGATACTTAGAGAGTCTAGTTCATCCCAGATTCTCTTTATCTTAGTGAAATATCCAGCTATGTCGCTATTTCCCTGTACTAAGACAGATAATTCTTTTTGCAGGTGATAAAGTTTGGCTCCATTAGATTTGCCAAACCTTTGCTCCAAGCTATCCCATAAACCCTTTGCTGTTGTGGAGGACTATCAGCTATTTCTTTTGATAATGCATTCAGAATCCAGCTAATGACCATATCATTGCAGCAATTCCATTGTTCAAAATCTGCTGAAGTTGGATTTGGAGATTTGCAACTTCCATTTATAAAGCCAAGCTTCTTCGTGGCTGAAAGTGATAGTAAGATAGACCTCCTCCAACCCAGATACCCTTTTCCATCAAACACTGTGTTAACAAGAGTCATTCCGGCTGAATCAGAGGATCCTAAGTAATAGGGATGAGTGTGATCAATGGTGATTGTTTTTCCATCACTGGATGCTGCAATTACAACAGTTTCAGGCATTTTCTATCCCTGAGTAAGCTGCAGCAGATGAACAAGAAGAGAAAAGATATGGATCAGGcctaatgctctgataccatgaaagattTGAAGAAAACTGATATGGGAAATTTTCTCTGTGTATTTCTCATTGCACTGTTCATGTATTTATACAATTGGATTTGTacaaagaataaagaaaaatgaAATAGCTATTAATCTAGACTGTACACTTGTTCTATTGTGATTGTGCATCTCCTAACAAACTCAAAACCTCATCATTTCAAATATTCTCTCATGTGCACCACACGTGAGAAGTGTAACAAATCTTCCAGCTGTGCACAAAATCAtccaacagcccacaataatttAATCCAACGGTTGATAGAAAATCAAGACATATCCGGTGTGATGTTTTGTGATGAACCCACGTGGCATAATGTTTTCTTATCGTTCTCttgtttcatcttcttcttcttcttctgtttGTTACTAACAACCACGTGGCATAATGTTTTCTTATCCTTCTCTTGTTTCATCTTCTTCTGTTTGTTACTAACAGCAACAACATCAATGGTGTTTTTCATTCCAACAACTTTCTCTCTATCAATCTGTGTGTGCGCCCTATCCTCATTTCTATTCTAAAAATGATTCAACTCTTTATATGCTTTGTTTTCCGTGTATCTATGGTGTTTCCTCCATGTATTGCCTGTGTGttatatattgatgatgatgaaaaaTGAGCCAGGGTCCCACCcaaaggggaaaaaaaagtgaaccccctCCCCTTTTGTGCTAAGGTTTGTTATCAAACTTTGTCATTTTGTCGTGAGGTGGTATAATCctatttgcttttttttttcttttttaacctTTTATTTAACgtcaaacaaaaaatatttaataactatttctaggtaactaaaaaaaaaactcttaaaataaataactggctaagcaaaattaaaacctataaagcatattttttgtaatttttctttctttaaaacacaaaacttatactctaaaaatagcaaatatttttgttctttttttcgCAAATAagtctactaaataaaaatagaataaaatcgccacgtcaaaattaaaattaaaagaaatatttaaaaactataaggtgaaacacgtggggagggtcaaaattacgtgtctacaacAGTTTCTGTAATTTTTTGCACAATTTCTGCACTTTTCTGTTCCAGTTTCCTGCAcagtttttggaaaaaaaaatttacaatTTCTGCGATTTATGATTCAATTATATCTAAGTCATTGAAATATCAAGGTTAAAATTGAAAACAAAGAATTTATCCAATTTTATGGAACTTCAAACCAAAAGTTTATACTTAGACCTTTTTCAATAATCTAGGGACAGTCTTGGTCAATTTTCAAAATTAGATTTGGAAAATTTGTAATTAGTTTTCTCTTAATCTGTGTATATATAGAGCACAGCTACGTCCACATGATCTCAGTTGAAGCACCAATTGTATTTGCCATAGCATGTGAGCTCTTCATTCCGGAACTCACCATTCGCTTTTGGCTTCACGTCGAGGGAGAAGAGCGAAGGACTCTTCATAAGAGCAACCTCGAAGCGGCAATTACATTTTCAACTTCCTTGTTGATGTTATTCCTACGGAAGGGGCTGCTGGTAATGTGGGGTCCACAGCAAGTGGTGGGCCCTACTATTACTCTCCATTGGAACAGCCTGATATGCCTGGAGTTCATCTCTCAATGTACCTCCCGCCTCCGCCACCACCATCGCAGGCGTGGCTGTCCATCTGGCACCCTGCTGGTGATGCTACTGGACAAAGTAAATGTGATGATCAAAGGTAACTTTTTGTCATTTCCTTCAGATTAATAAATTTGTCAAGTGTAATTGCTTTCTTCCATTTTCCTTAAAGGTGGTAACTTTCCTCTTTTCATGAGAAAAGGTGATAACTTTCCTTAAATGAACTGGACAACAAAATTTTGTAGCAAAATGTTTGGGATAAAATTGAGACGAGGTCTGATACTGCTTATGTTTTATTGGTTAGCAACCGTTTAGCGTGAACTGCTGAGAATATTCAAATGAGGACTGCTCTATTTTTTGGGTTGTACGTGCATAGCTGCTGGCCCGGTTTTCACCTCTATTTTGGATCAAATGGCTGCCCAAGGAGTTCGGTGTAGCGTCTTCTCTTCTAAGCATATTGTGCGGAAAAAGACTGATctttattaacaaaaaaaaactGCTAGGCACTCTGTCTAGTGTTATAAGTTCGTCAACAAATTGTGTAGTACTTTATAGTTGGTTTTGGTTACTACTTCGAATTATGAAAGTGTACTTGTACTTAATTATGTAACAAAATTGTGACTAAGGTTGGCTATTTTGTCCATTTGTTCGGAATTTTATCATTATTTTAATTGAGTTTTAGCATAACGCTAAGTAAAGAACATAACTGAGCAAACATAACTGAGGAAATGAAGCTTCCCAAACACAACACTACAAAGTATATAAGTTAAATCAAATAGGTTTTCAGATTTGTTTGTTTGCAAAGCAACTTGGTGGAAAAAACGAGGTGCATGAAAAAAGACAATCAATTCAGCTATCTATGTTCTCTTATGTAAGATAAAACAAAGTcgaaatgtaaaatttgaccgcAAATTAATTGTTCTCGAAGAAAACGACAAACATGAAACAAAagtttgaatatttttttttttagcattatctatttttgaaatactaaaaatatttttattttatgaattTGTTCTCTAAACAAACTTAAGACAAAAATGCTAGTTTAAAACTTGTCTGCAAATAGAACTTGACGGAAATAActagaaaaatattattttcttcaAATGATCTATCAATTTTACTATTTGGATTATGTTTGCAAATAAATGTGATAGGAAAACATGTTACTTGAGAAAGACTAAATTttttattacctttttttttttttttaatcttcgaTCCCTTCATTTTAAGGATTAAAGGAACAGAACATGATTGTTCCATCAATTCAAATCATAAAATATCTAAACCAGTCCCTTCCtactatttatattttataaaataaacTCTAATTCTACTCTTTTTGATAGCTTAATTTGTTCTGAGTGTCTCATTGTGTAAAGATTAAGTGTGTGTCTAGTATGGAGGAGAAAGAAAATctattttttcatgtttggttgaTCAAAAGATTTGAAAAGTATTTTATTTAGGAAAACACATTCCTTAAAACTAgaataaaaatatttttcctaATGAAAGTAGAAAAAATAAATTCCATAAGTGGCATCTCATTGTTTCCACGCCACCCCGCAATCCCCACTGTTAGCCACCCACTCCCTAACCCCAGCCCCAACCTCATTGTTGCAGTGTTTTTCTAAATTACATATAAAATttttgaaataataattagttgccTACTTAACAACTACCAGAAAAAGAACGAATGTTTGACCATCCATTACTTTATGGATGATGTCTTTTTCACTGTATTATTTCATTAAGTCgttgtttttttttatatgagTATTATATTTTAGAAAAGAATTATGGATTGTTCAAGCCATAAATTAATTGTAGGAACTTGAATTTCCTATTAGAACAAACataatttaaaattataaaaaagCGACACTGCGAAAAAGTGGCTAATTCAAGGGCGGCTCTAAGGCTAGGCAAGTGAGGTTGTTGCCCTTAGGCCCCCAAAATCTGAAGGTCCCAAATTTGTTTTATactcttattattattactagtttTAGCGTACGCGTTTCGCGCGTGACTAAAGCACGTACCTCGCTTGATAACAAATACTACATAAACAAATTGGACTTAGCAACGATTTTCGACGTTAATCTGTCGCTAAACTGCTCATAGCTAAGAAACAAATCCGTCGCTAAATAGAATTAGCGACGAATTTTACTATTTAACTTTCCGTCGATAATTCATATTTATTTAGTAGTGaaataatttaataaataaaagaatgtTGGGGAGTTTTCATTTTTGTTAGAATAAGTATAATAACATGACAATTCATTTAGAATATAGTTTATTTTCTATTGTTTCATCCTTGTTACTTTAAATTTGCATTTTACCAATTTGGCATTATGCTATAATCGATTTTGCTTTATTATTAGTTTCTTTCACCACTAATATTTGTCCTATTTAACAAATTTATCTACTTAACAATTTTGTCggtttgaaaaataaatttacttATGTGAGCAATTtgaaaaaattataaaattggATTTTTTTGCTAATTATTTACTCCAAAATTTTAATTATTTGTTTGCAACATCATAAGAAATTATTTAGTTTTCATTAGTTCGAATTCATGATATTAGTtcattcaaaattttaaatatttaactGCAATTATGATTTTATCTATAAGAATTCCATGCGAATTTTCTTAGTTTGACTCTTTTGAATTTATTCCTTTTTAAATCTTTATGCATTTTTTCTACCTCTCAACATTTTATTTTGGGGCTTCGTGCTTTTTTCACGTTCCATAAGAATTCTATACGTACTTGAATATCACTACAgttaatttctatttttttaatgttcattTTCATTGCTCCCTTTTTAGTGATCATCAAGTCGTGGTAAATTTTATATACTTCTTACTTTTTTACTCGAAAATCGACTGTTTTTTGTCCTAtccaagaaaataataaaggGTTGTTGATTGAGTAGGAAAGGAGTTAATATAAGTTAACTTTTTAATTGATAttaaagtcctaaatattagaaCTTCCTACATAGTAATTCATATAAGAGATTTACTAATCAAAACTTTAATTGATTCTAAAGTCCTCAAtattagaaaaataattaaatgactattttgtcCAGACTGAAATCTATTtttagagggaaaaaaaaaaagacgaatGACATATAGAGTACATGCTTTGCATGTGTATATTGCGTTAATAATAAATTATATTCTTTCTCATATAAGTAACTGTTAATATCGTGCTTTAATAGAATTAAAACAATGGGATAGAACTTGACCAAAGAAATATTGACCGGATTAAATCTATGAACTATAATTAATACTAAAATTAATTTTGGTTAATGTTGATTAATTTATTGACCATTTTATATTTGATTTGGGCTTATTATGCTTAGTAACATTGTACAAAATTTTGGTCTAATTTGTTTAAATACATACGATAACAGACATCTGAAATATTATTATTGATACATATTGACGAATTACTTAGTTTtgttaaattaaaatattttacttGGATTGGGAGAACTGGTGTTAAATTGTTTAGATTTTATGTTTTCCAATT
The nucleotide sequence above comes from Lycium barbarum isolate Lr01 chromosome 3, ASM1917538v2, whole genome shotgun sequence. Encoded proteins:
- the LOC132632476 gene encoding uncharacterized protein LOC132632476, yielding MISVEAPIVFAIACELFIPELTIRFWLHVEGEERRTLHKSNLEAAITFSTSLLMLFLRKGLLVMWGPQQVVGPTITLHWNSLICLEFISQCTSRLRHHHRRRGCPSGTLLVMLLDKVNVMIKATV